In Arachis stenosperma cultivar V10309 chromosome 1, arast.V10309.gnm1.PFL2, whole genome shotgun sequence, one DNA window encodes the following:
- the LOC130947310 gene encoding putative clathrin assembly protein At5g57200, producing MGTFQSWRRAYGALKDSTKVGLAKVNSEYKELDIAIVKATSHVEYPPKERHVRKIFYATAAHQPRADVAYCIHTLAKRLSKTRNWIVAIKTLIVIHRILREGDPTFKEDLVNYSRRGHILQISNFKDDSSTLAWDCSAWVRTYALFLEERLECYRVLKYDIESDRLKKPTQGQGLAKVQSRTRSLPTEDLLEQLPALQQLLYRLINCRPDGGAYSNYLVQYALALVLKESFKIYCAVNDGIINLVDVFFDMQKHDARKALLIYKRAGHQCDQLANFYEYCKGLDLARNFQFPTLRQPPSTFLGTMEEYIKEAPEAGMPRKNPEKEESSIEEEPETEEHEEDEEPQENEKQEEEIQEEPEPQPEELEKAEPAPLISTGDDLLGLHEINPKARELEETNALALAIVQPGGNNIPRDLALSNIGGTTGWELALVTAPSNHTNQAIDRKMAGGFDRLLLESLYEDENSRRQLQLQNAGYGYGGTAVHNPFDQYNSNQYDPFAVSNNIAPPTNVQLSLMAQQHQQQQMMFQQQQMMYPQQQQQQQQQMMYHQNNMMMVPYQSQYPQQMQFVDSSNPFGDPLPVPTYQHTSMQGNYNLL from the exons ATGGGAACGTTTCAGAGTTGGAGAAGAGCCTACGGTGCTCTCAAGGATTCCACCAAGGTTGGCTTAGCCAAGGTCAATAGCGAATACAAG GAATTGGATATTGCAATTGTAAAAGCTACCAGTCACGTAGAATATCCTCCCAAGGAACGTCATGTTCGAA AAATATTCTATGCCACAGCAGCACATCAACCACGGGCAGATGTGGCATACTGCATACACACACTCGCCAAGAGACTTTCCAAGACAAGAAATTGGATA GTTGCCATAAAGACATTGATAGTTATTCATAGGATTTTGAGAGAGGGTGATCCTACTTTCAAAGAAGACCTTGTCAACTATTCAAGAAGGGGACACATTCTCCAAATATCCAATTTCAAAGATGACTCAAGCACCCTAG CTTGGGACTGTTCTGCATGGGTTAGAACCTATGCACTGTTTTTAGAAGAAAGGCTTGAATGTTATAGAGTCCTTAAGTATGACATAGAGTCAGATCGTTTAAAAAAACCGACACAAGGGCAGGGTTTAGCTAAG GTACAAAGCAGAACACGGTCATTGCCTACTGAAGATCTATTGGAGCAACTGCCTGCACTGCAGCAACTTCTATACCGCCTTATTAATTGTCGG CCTGATGGAGGAGCTTACAGCAATTACCTAGTGCAATATGCTTTGGCCCTGGTATTGAAAGAGAGCTTCAAAATATATTGTGCAGTCAATGATGGAATCATCAATCTTGTGGATGTG TTCTTTGATATGCAAAAACATGATGCCAGGAAGGCTTTGCTTATTTACAAGAGAGCTGGCCATCAG TGCGATCAACTTGCTAATTTCTATGAATACTGCAAGGGCTTGGATCTTGCTAGGAACTTCCAATTCCCAACTCTGAGACAG CCACCTTCCACTTTTCTCGGTACAATGGAAGAGTACATCAAGGAAGCACCAGAGGCAGGCATGCCTAGAAAGAACCCG GAAAAGGAGGAATCATCCATAGAAGAAGAACCAGAAACCGAAGAGCACGAAGAGGACGAAGAGCCTCAAGAAAATgagaaacaagaagaagaaatccAGGAAGAACCTGAACCACAACCCGAGGAACTAGAGAAGGCCGAACCTGCTCCTCTGATATCAACTGGTGATGATTTGCTG GGTCTACATGAAATAAATCCAAAAGCTAGAGAACTAGAGGAGACCAATGCTTTGGCACTTGCAATTGTACAACCTGGTG GAAACAACATTCCGAGGGATCTTGCATTGAGTAACATTGGTGGGACTACAGGTTGGGAACTTGCACTGGTTACGGCACCAAGTAACCATACCAACCAAGCAATAGACCGAAAAATG GCTGGTGGATTTGATAGGCTACTACTAGAAAGCTTGTATGAAGATGAAAACTCCAGAAGACAACTTCAGCTCCAAAATGCAGGTTATGGATACGGAGGAACAGCTGTTCATAATCCATTTGATCAATATAATAGTAATCAGTATGATCCATTTGCAGTGTCCAACAACATAGCACCTCCAACCAATGTGCAATTGTCATTGATGGCTCAGCAACATCAACAGCAGCAAATGATGTTCCAACAGCAACAAATGATGTAtccacaacaacaacaacaacagcaacaacaaatgatgTACCATCAAAATAACATGATGATGGTCCCATATCAGTCTCAATACCCTCAACAGATGCAATTTGTGGACTCTTCTAATCCATTTGGAGATCCCTTACCAGTTCCCACCTATCAACACACTTCCATGCAAGGAAATTACAATTTGTTGTAG
- the LOC130940891 gene encoding uncharacterized protein LOC130940891, with protein sequence MARFIGRTLLRQATGAHSLKDGSSAPRVAVTHQRHRSSQATKLKPQSSKKEKEGEEYDVALKLLDDHIHRILVKKATPDWLPFLPGSSFWVPPAPSASNVATFVHNFTNHLTNQHLQQKQLQKQPLSVSTIRGWPSSQHFFVQENASPHGGDTGLELNSPETMDMSVQVKVLTFPENITLSEDEEG encoded by the exons ATGGCAAGGTTCATCGGCAGGACGCTCCTCCGTCAAGCCACCGGCGCCCACTCCCTGAAAGACGGCAGCTCCGCCCCCCGCGTGGCGGTGACTCACCAGCGGCACCGATCGTCCCAAGCCACGAAATTGAAACCCCAATCAtcgaagaaggagaaagagggAGAGGAATACGATGTGGCTCTGAAGCTTCTAGACGATCACATACACCGGATTCTGGTGAAGAAGGCAACGCCCGATTGGCTCCCTTTTCTTCCGGGATCCTCGTTTTGGGTCCCACCGGCGCCTTCAGCTTCCAACGTCGCAACGTTCGTTCACAATTTCACCAACCACCTCACCAATCAGCATCTTCAGCAGAAGCAGCTTCAGAAGCAGCCTCTTTCCGTCTCCACCATCCGTGGTTGGCCCTCCTCTCAGCATTTCTTCGTTCAAG AGAATGCATCTCCTCATGGTGGGGATACTGGGTTGGAGTTGAATAGCCCGGAAACCATGGACATGTCAGTGCAAGTCAAGGTTCTCACATTTCCGGAGAACATAACTCTCTCAGAAGATGAGGAAGGATGA
- the LOC130944947 gene encoding uncharacterized protein LOC130944947: MPPAMVLSPLPESPSVLSVPESPSETRRFGDIRGLQWRISLGVLPSSNSIDDLRRATANSRRRYANLRGRLLVDPHLPKDGGSPPNLIMDNPLSQNPDSTWSRFFRNAELERMVDQDLSRLYPEHGGYFQTPGFQGLLRRILLLWCLKHPECGYRQGMHELLAPLLYVLQVDVEHLSAIRKLYEDHFTDRFDGLFCQENDHRYSFDMRKSTDSEDDIGSCGDALKIQSLDELDPNIRALVLLGDAYGAEGELGVVLSDKFMEHDAYCMFEALMSGAHGSVAMADFFSYSPVAGSNTGLPPVIEASNALYHLLYHVDSSLHSHLVDLGVEPQYFALRWFRVLFGREFSLDNLLIIWDEIFLSDNSKKQKLAEDTTESGFMILQSPRGAFITAMAVAMLLRLRSSLLATENPTICLQRLLNFPGDTDIDKLLAKAKSLQDIALSTEISSSIPSFVWFHNQAKSISARSTTHPSDSDSPRTPLKLLTDSYWEEKWRVAHSTEELKQDGAENQVPAQKKKWTEKVNVSLKRTESAPSPSTTNNGKKENKEAVRRSLLEDLCKELGSEVDTENLYVFEQDNCPVVVEREQQDDGSECCNNYFADVRGLSVSTRSEGNSPIFSGLASPRLDVNRRNYSEKSSIPYNYNLSFLETEINETGSPLPVSDCPENLSHTSSFNNDPLGNSASHPKWGKLNKFQWFFSRLGRNSDERTSVKGGSPSQDAKPAKCENQSHVMIPSSSIANGHCSPVRSQGDSPIDQNMVGTIRNIGQSMLEHIQVIESSFQQEQGASKDVVVGKGQLAAMTAALDELRKISNLLSEM; encoded by the exons ATGCCACCAGCTATGGTGCTTTCGCCATTGCCGGAATCCCCGTCGGTGCTGTCAGTTCCGGAATCCCCGTCGGAGACTCGTCGATTCGGAGATATCAGAGGTTTGCAGTGGCGTATCAGTCTCGGGGTTTTGCCTTCTTCGAATTCCATTGATGATCTTCGTCGTGCCACCGCTAATTCTAGAAGGAG ATATGCCAATTTGAGAGGTCGCCTCCTGGTTGATCCCCATCTTCCAAAAGATGGAGGTAGTCCACCCAATCTTATCATGGACAATCCACTTTCACAAAATCCAG ATAGTACATGGAGTCGCTTTTTCCGCAATGCTGAGCTGGAGAGGATGGTTGATCAGGATTTATCACGTTTATACCCAGAACATGGGGGATACTTCCAGACACCAGGATTCCAAGGCTTATTGAGACGGATTTTATTGCTATGGTGTCTCAAACACCCAGAGTGTGGTTATAGACAAG GAATGCATGAGTTACTTGCCCCGCTGCTATATGTTCTCCAAGTTGATGTGGAACATCTTTCCGCAATACGAAAGCTTTATGAAGATCACTTCACAGACAGATTTGATGGCCTTTTCTGTCAGGAGAATGATCATCGTTACAGCTTTGATATGAGAAAATCTACAGACTCAGAGGATGATATTGGTTCCTGTGGAGATGCATTGAAAATCCAGAGTCTCGATGAGCTTGACCCTAATATACGAGCGCTTGTATTGCTAGGTGATGCTTATGGGGCTGAAGGTGAACTTGGTGTTGTTTTGTCCGATAAATTCATGGAACACGATGCTTACTGCATGTTTGAGGCATTAATGAGTGGTGCTCATGGTTCAGTTGCAATGGCTGATTTCTTCTCTTATTCACCTGTGGCTGGGTCCAATACTGGCTTGCCTCCTGTAATTGAAGCTTCAAATGCATTGTATCATTTGTTGTATCACGTTGATTCATCTCTACACAGTCATCTTGTTGATCTTGGGGTTGAACCCCAGTACTTTGCTCTTCGCTGGTTCCGAGTTTTATTTGGACGGGAATTTTCACTCGACAACCTCTTGATCATCTgggatgagatatttttatCAGATAATAGTAAAAAGCAGAAGCTTGCTGAGGACACTACAGAATCTGGTTTTATGATATTACAATCACCTCGTGGAGCCTTTATCACGGCTATGGCTGTTGCAATGTTACTTCGATTAAGATCTTCACTACTGGCAACTGAAAATCCCACAATCTGTCTTCAGAGGTTATTAAACTTCCCCGGGGACACAGATATTGATAAACTACTAGCAAAGGCTAAATCCTTGCAGGATATTGCATTAAGTACTGAAATTTCATCATCAATACCTTCATTTGTGTGGTTTCATAACCAAGCAAAATCAATTAGTGCAAGATCTACGACTCATCCATCTGACTCAGATTCTCCGAGAACTCCTCTGAAACTGTTGACTGATAGCTACTGGGAAGAAAAGTGGAGAGTTGCCCACAGTACCGAAGAACTTAAGCAAGATGGAGCCGAAAATCAGGTTCCAGCTCAGAAAAAGAAATGGACAGAAAAGGTAAATGTCAGTTTAAAGAGAACAGAATCTGCCCCTTCTCCATCCACAACTAATAATGGTaaaaaggaaaataaggaaGCTGTTAGACGCAGTTTGTTAGAAGATCTTTGTAAGGAACTTGGCTCAGAGGTAGATACAGAAAACCTGTATGTATTCGAGCAGGATAATTGTCCTGTAGTAGTTGAAAGGGAACAACAAGATGACGGCTCTGAATGCTGCAACAATTACTTTGCAGATGTTAGAGGTCTAAGTGTAAGTACTAGAAGTGAGGGAAATTCACCTATATTTTCTGGCCTAGCTAGTCCTCGTTTGGATGTCAATCGTCGAAACTATTCTGAGAAAAGTAGCATTCCGTATAATTATAATTTGTCCTTTCTTGAAACTGAAATCAATGAAACTGGTTCACCTCTTCCAGTCTCTGATTGTCCTGAGAACTTATCTCACACATCCTCCTTCAACAATGATCCTTTGGGAAATTCAGCCTCACATCCTAAGTGGGGAAAGCTGAATAAATTCCAGTGGTTTTTTTCAAGGCTTGGACGAAACAGTGATGAACGTACATCTGTCAAGGGTGGAAGTCCTTCTCAAGATGCAAAACCTGCCAAATGCGAAAATCAAAGTCATGTAATGATACCCTCTTCTTCTATAGCAAATGGGCATTGTAGTCCTGTTAGAAGCCAAGGGGATTCTCCGATAGACCAGAATATGGTAGGAACTATTAGGAATATTGGGCAGTCTATGCTTGAGCATATTCAG GTGATTGAGTCTTCTTTCCAACAAGAACAGGGAGCTTCGAAAGATGTTGTGGTTGGTAAAGGGCAGCTTGCTGCCATGACAGCAGCTCTGGATGAACTTCGAAAAATTAGTAATCTTTTGTCTGAGATGTGA